Proteins encoded in a region of the Candidatus Margulisiibacteriota bacterium genome:
- the pyrF gene encoding orotidine-5'-phosphate decarboxylase, with protein MRFVDHLDQTAKKNNSLLCVGLDVDLKKIPANLINSDDPFFLFNKSIIDATKDVVCAYKPNSAFYEMYGLAGISSLLKTIDYIHELGLPVILDAKRGDVGHSSEAYAKAAYEVFNADAVTVSPYMGYDSVKPFLDYQDKGVFVLCLTSNAGSRDFETQGEKERLYITVAKRASAWDKNGNCGLVVGATKPEEIKEIRQIAGNMPLLIPGVGAQGGDLAAAVKFGVNKQGLRAVINSSRGILYAADPRTEAKKLRDEINKHR; from the coding sequence ATGAGGTTCGTCGATCATTTAGACCAGACCGCGAAAAAGAACAACAGCCTCCTCTGCGTCGGTCTTGATGTCGACCTGAAAAAGATCCCGGCCAACCTGATCAACTCCGACGATCCTTTCTTCCTCTTCAATAAAAGCATCATTGACGCGACCAAAGACGTAGTTTGCGCCTACAAACCGAACTCCGCTTTTTACGAGATGTACGGCCTGGCGGGGATCAGTTCTCTTTTGAAAACGATCGATTACATCCACGAACTCGGTCTGCCGGTCATCCTGGACGCCAAACGGGGCGACGTCGGCCATTCTTCCGAAGCTTACGCCAAAGCGGCGTATGAGGTTTTCAACGCTGACGCCGTGACCGTCAGTCCTTATATGGGCTATGATTCGGTAAAGCCTTTTCTTGATTACCAGGATAAAGGGGTTTTTGTTCTTTGCTTGACCAGCAATGCCGGCAGCCGGGATTTTGAAACGCAGGGCGAAAAAGAACGGCTCTATATTACCGTCGCTAAACGGGCCAGTGCCTGGGACAAAAATGGGAATTGCGGCTTAGTCGTGGGGGCAACCAAACCCGAAGAGATCAAAGAGATCAGGCAAATCGCCGGTAATATGCCCCTGTTGATCCCCGGAGTCGGCGCCCAAGGAGGCGACTTAGCCGCCGCGGTCAAATTCGGCGTTAACAAACAGGGATTGCGCGCCGTGATCAACTCTTCCCGCGGCATCCTTTACGCCGCCGATCCGCGGACCGAAGCGAAAAAGCTCCGCGACGAGATTAATAAACACCGATGA
- the queF gene encoding preQ(1) synthase — protein MKNSYQGLQKNVRKLKLPKIDTWENQYPEREYAIQIETDEFTCVCPKTGLPDFATIFIDYAPNDECLELKSLKEYFLAYRELGIFHEHLTNKILDDVVAACAPRWAKVTAEMKVRGGILTTVTACYPTSAGELTPKDRL, from the coding sequence ATGAAAAACAGCTACCAGGGCCTGCAAAAAAACGTTCGCAAACTTAAACTTCCGAAGATCGACACTTGGGAAAACCAATATCCGGAGCGGGAATACGCCATTCAGATCGAGACCGATGAATTTACCTGCGTCTGCCCGAAGACCGGCCTCCCCGACTTCGCTACCATTTTCATCGATTACGCGCCGAACGATGAGTGCCTGGAGCTGAAATCTCTTAAAGAATATTTTTTAGCTTACCGGGAGCTGGGTATTTTTCATGAACATCTCACTAATAAGATCTTAGACGATGTAGTTGCCGCTTGCGCTCCTCGCTGGGCCAAAGTTACGGCGGAGATGAAGGTCCGGGGCGGGATTTTGACAACCGTTACAGCGTGCTATCCGACT